The proteins below come from a single Panicum hallii strain FIL2 chromosome 7, PHallii_v3.1, whole genome shotgun sequence genomic window:
- the LOC112900945 gene encoding dual specificity protein kinase YAK1 homolog, whose amino-acid sequence MEESGGRQEDAAPPWVPGEATAFRRFAAATASGRPPEATPSVSGNGAASRVSSLHGVRRKPFVARLTAGIIQTYQQCDPKFKYSDENIPKRFLTSPSIPAHNDGLDNANWDLILYVNLELVNKMSNRRFIVKEMLGQGTFGQVVKCWDTETNDYVAVKVIKNQPAFYHQAIMEVSLLRTLNQKFDPDDKHNIVRMLDYLSFQNHLCIAFEMLGQNLYELLKRNQLRGLKVKYVRAFSKQILDAMVVMRDAGIIHCDLKPENILLAPSVATAAAVKVIDFGSACLEGKTVYSYIQSRYYRSPEVLLGYPYTTAIDMWSFGCIVAELFIGLPLFPGASEYDVLHRMMMILGGQPPDDLLREAKNTGRFFKHVGSIFPGSEAPDGIPSAYRFLSEEEVEARESKRPKVGKWYFPRLKLDRLIYSYPWNNSELTETEKTDRLALVDFLKGLLEFDPNKRWSPVQALFHPFITGEPFTGPYEPVPETARIPVAHAAAIDHNPGGGHWLHSGLSPQVGSVNRCVPLNNAYPPKMPFSYGSSYGSFGSHGSYTGNAGFANSYGSIGDVNTGNMYYSPLGSSGFTQIGTSPDIRLRPRLPHDRGIRLSPGSLGPMSLGASPSQFTPPNYQMQIPVNSTGKHGSGSPASGGIHGSPLGKAAVAGPYNMRRNVPMPPHDYVSQHGQGRYGDGVSFSHSDGYVRGHTGHSQNAGPSSGHSSWRPQIGSRSGFSLEASSSHGHSHALHSQALSHSFDFSPNTSAPSALDPADWDPNYSDESLLQEDSSLSADLSSSLHLGDATRQASGSIRSANFQGHIFATSNPVPTNRRDQLFHASYQGESSHSSVPINYGGYNPPSYPQQNLRPRPGQPILQPRYNQATSGPMRPTGSHHSGQHVWSSTYGMGDGVPWGGTGGHSFTASGLPSSHARKDYGSIF is encoded by the exons ATGGAGGAGAGTGGAGGCAGGCAGGAGGACGCGGCGCCGCCGTGGGTGCCCGGCGAGGCCACGGCGTTCCGCCGTTTTGCGGCGGCCACCGCTTCTGGGAGGCCGCCGGAGGCGACCCCGTCGGTCTCGGGCAATGGGGCTGCTTCCCGCGTCAGCAGCCTTCACGGCGTCAGGCGGAAACCG TTTGTTGCAAGATTAACAGCAGGCATCATTCAGACGTATCAACAGTGTGATCCTAAGTTTAAGTACTCAGATGAGAACATCCCGAAGCGCTTTCTCACCAGTCCCTCCATCCCAGCCCATAATGATGGACTTGACAATGCAAATTGGGACCTCATATTGTATGTCAACCTAGAATTGGTTAATAAGATGTCAAACCGAAG GTTTATCGTCAAGGAAATGCTTGGCCAGGGAACGTTTGGTCAAGTTGTCAAATGCTGGGACACAGAAACTAATGACTATGTTGCTGTGAAGGTGATAAAAAACCAGCCTGCATTTTACCATCAAGCTATCATGGAAGTTTCACTGTTAAGAACG TTAAACCAGAAATTTGATCCTGACGATAAGCATAACATTGTCCGTATGCTTGATTATCTCTCATTTCAAAATCATCTGTGTATAGCCTTTGAAATGCTTGGGCAAAACCT GTATGAACTACTGAAAAGAAACCAGTTAAGAGGTCTGAAAGTGAAATATGTGCGGGCCTTCTCAAAACAG ATATTGGATGCCATGGTTGTGATGCGAGATGCTGGCATAATACATTGTGATCTGAAACCAGAAAATATCCTCTTGGCTCCCAG TGTCGCAACAGCTGCAGCAGTGAAAGTTATTGATTTTGGATCAGCATGCCTGGAGGGTAAAACGGTTTACTCGTACATTCAG AGCCGCTATTACAGGTCTCCGGAGGTTCTTCTTGGCTATCC ATATACAACTGCGATTGACATGTGGTCTTTCGGTTGCATAGTTGCTGAACTATTTATAGGTTTGCCATTATTTCCTGGAGCATCAGAATATGATGTGCTTCACCGAATGATGATGATTCTTGG GGGGCAGCCACCAGATGACCTGCTAAGGGAAGCTAAAAACACTGGAAGATTTTTTAAACATGTTGGAAGTATTTTTCCTGGCAGTGAGGCACCTGATGGTATTCCTAGTGCATACAGATTTTTAAGTGAAGAAGAGGTTGAAGCA AGAGAATCCAAGAGGCCAAAGGTAGGGAAGTGGTACTTCCCACGCCTAAAGCTTGACAGACTCATATATAGCTATCCTTGGAACAATTCAGAACTGACAG AGACTGAAAAAACAGACCGTTTGGCATTAGTTGATTTCTTGAAGGGGCTTCTTGAATTTGATCCAAACAAGCGATGGTCACCCGTGCAG GCTCTATTTCATCCTTTCATAACAGGCGAACCGTTCACCGGTCCATATGAACCTGTACCTGAGACTGCAAGAATT CCTGTTGCTCATGCTGCAGCAATTGATCACAATCCTGGAGGCGGCCACTGGCTACATTCAGGTCTTTCCCCTCAG GTTGGAAGTGTGAATAGATGCGTACCTCTGAATAATGCATATCCTCCAAAGATGCCCTTTTCTTATGGGAGTAGTTATGGAAGCTTTGGTAGCCATGGTAGCTATACTGGTAATGCTGGTTTTGCTAACAGCTATGGAAGCATTGGTGATGTTAATACGGGCAATATGTATTACTCACCCTTAGGTTCTTCTGGATTTACTCAAATTGGCACTAGTCCAGATATTAGACTAAGACCCCGTCTCCCACATGATAGAGGTATTAGATTAAGTCCTGGCAGTCTAGGGCCGATGTCTCTGGGAGCCAGTCCATCGCAGTTTACCCCACCAAACTATCAGATGCAAATCCCAGTTAATTCTACTGGGAAGCATGGTTCTGGTTCTCCTGCAAGTGGAGGCATTCATGGTTCTCCATTGGGAAAAGCTGCAGTGGCAGGCCCGTATAACATGAGGAGGAACGTGCCAATGCCGCCACATGATTATGTATCTCAGCATGGACAAGGGCGTTATGGAGATGGTGTCAGTTTTAGTCATTCTGATGGTTATGTTCGAGGACATACAGGCCACTCTCAGAATGCAGGACCTAGTTCTGGTCATTCTAGTTGGAGACCACAAATAGGTTCAAGAAGTGGTTTTTCCTTGGAGGCCTCGTCTAGTCATGGGCATTCGCATGCTCTCCATTCACAGGCTCTTTCGCACTCATTTGACTTCTCACCAAATACATCAGCTCCATCAGCACTTGATCCTGCTGATTGGGACCCTAATTATAG TGACGAGTCACTATTGCAAGAAGACAGTTCATTGTCAGCTGATCTAAGTAGCAGTCTCCACCTAGGAGATGCAACTCGTCAAGCGAGTGGATCTATCAGATCAGCAAATTTCCAAGGCCACATCTTTGCGACATCTAACCCTGTACCAACAAACCGAAG AGATCAATTATTTCATGCCTCTTATCAAGGAGAGAGTTCTCATTCCAGTGTTCCCATCAACTATGGCGGTTACAATCCTCCAAGTTATCCTCAGCAAAATCTCCGGCCTCGTCCTGGACAGCCAATTCTTCAGCCCCGATACAACCAGGCAACTTCTGGTCCTATGCGGCCGACGGGGAGCCATCACAGTGGGCAGCATGTGTGGTCTAGTACTTATGGCATGGGTGACGGAGTGCCCTGGG GAGGAACAGGAGGGCACTCATTTACAGCAAGCGGACTACCATCATCTCATGCAAGAAAGGATTATGGGAGCATCTTTTAG
- the LOC112901198 gene encoding uncharacterized protein LOC112901198, whose amino-acid sequence MGSGQRRDRGARLGRRAPMDLKEGRQASGGRAGGPPSRLTCNMGRPRRVSFAVDGPPQPQTATCCTALQRGFAPDSRVQARYAPVRTPASAALTQVGEDDDRQPQSAKNPGGGGGAEEMVAAAGAVRMWKSAVEDVDVAQLAETPRLRRSGGVRRDWSFENLHAGKNAAA is encoded by the coding sequence ATGGGAAGTGGTCAGAGACGAGACCGAGGAGCTAGGCTAGGCCGCAGAGCGCCGATGGATCTCAAGGAAGGAAGGCAGGCGAGCGGTGGCAGGGCGGGCGGCCCCCCGTCGCGCCTGACGTGCAACATGGGGCGCCCGCGCCGCGTGTCCTTCGCCGTCGACGGCCCGCCCCAACCGCAGACGGCCACCTGCTGCACGGCGCTGCAGAGGGGCTTCGCGCCCGACAGCCGCGTGCAGGCGCGGTACGCGCCCGTGCGGACGCCCGCCTCGGCGGCGCTGACGCAGGTGGGCGAGGACGACGACCGCCAGCCGCAGTCCGCCAAGaaccccggcggcggcggaggtgccGAGGAGATggtcgcggcggcgggggcggtccGCATGTGGAAGTCCGCGGTGGAGGACGTGGACGTGGCGCAGCTCGCCGAGACCCCGCGGCTCCGGCGCAGCGGCGGCGTGCGCCGGGACTGGAGCTTCGAGAACCTCCACGCGGGCAAGAACGCCGCCGCCTAG
- the LOC112901017 gene encoding putative glucose-6-phosphate 1-epimerase isoform X1, producing MAAASSSSPSPPTPQPSSVERTKGPTSLEKLVLREARGWSAEVHLYGGQVTSWKNDHGDELLFVSSKAIFKPPKAIRGGIPICFPQFGTQGNLEKHGFARNRLWVIDDNPPPLPVNTAIKTFADLILKPSEEDLKIWPHSFEFRLRVALASGGDLILTSRIRNTNIDGRTFSFQFAYHTYLSVSDISEIRVEGLETLDYLDNLNEKERFTEQGDAIVFEAEVDKIYLDAPPKIAIIDHEKKRTYVLRKDGLPDTVVWNPWDKKSKNTQDLGDEEYKRMLCVEPAAVEKPITLKPGEEWKGRMELSAVPSSYCSGQLDPEKVLQD from the exons ATGGCCgccgcgtcgtcgtcgtcgccgtctCCGCCAACGCCGCAGCCGTCGTCCGTGGAGCGCACGAAGGGCCCCACTAGCCTAGAGAAGCTCGTCCTCCGCGAGGCGCGCGGCTGGTCCGCGGAG GTCCACCTATATGGAGGTCAAGTAACCTCTTGGAAGAATGACCATGGAGATGAGTTACTTTTTGTCAGCAGCAAG GCCATTTTCAAGCCTCCAAAAGCAATCCGTGGTGGAATACCTATTTGCTTTCCTCAA TTTGGAACACAAGGaaatcttgagaaacatggatTTGCAAGGAACCGTTTATGGGTTATTGATGATAATCCTCCACCTTTGCCAGTAAACACTGCTATAAAAACTTTTGCTGATCTCATTCTGAAGCCTTCTGAAGAAGATCTCAAGATTTGGCCTCACAG CTTTGAATTTCGATTAAGAGTTGCTCTTGCATCTGGAGGAGATTTGATTCTCACTTCTCGCATTAGAAATACCAATATTGATGGAAGAACTTTCTCATTTCAATTTGCATATCATACATACTTGTCCGTATCAGACATAAG TGAAATACGCGTTGAAGGGCTGGAGACATTGGACTACCTTGACAACCTGAACGAGAAAGAGCGATTCACGGAGCAAGGGGATGCAATTGTGTTTGAAGCAGAG GTTgacaaaatatatctagacgCACCACCAAAAATCGCAATAATTGATCATGAGAAGAAAAGAACATATGTCTTACGTAAAGATGGGCTTCCAGATACGG TTGTATGGAACCCGTGGGATAAGAAGTCAAAAAACACGCAAGATTTGGGGGATGAAGAATACAAACGCATGCTGTGCGTGGAGCCTGCAGCTGTTGAGAAACCCATTACCTTGAAGCCTGGTGAGGAGTGGAAAGGAAGGATGGAGCTCTCAGCTGTTCCTTCCAGTTACTGTAGTGGGCAATTAGATCCAGAGAAGGTTCTCCAGGATTGA
- the LOC112899627 gene encoding uncharacterized protein LOC112899627, giving the protein MAWWRKKVVSPARRAWAAVSTRVRARNPGGGGSILKLHEDVQTCGYRDVQVMFEILTSELEVASHGPKHHPRKRPAWTPPPPWPSHRSSSMIAAAQ; this is encoded by the exons ATGGCGTGGTGGCGGAAGAAGGTGGTCTCCCCGGCGCGCCGCGCGTGGGCCGCCGTCTCCACCCGCGTCCGCGCGCGCAACCCAG gcggcggcggcagcataCTGAAGCTTCACGAGGACGTGCAGACCTGTGGCTACAGGGACGTGCAGGTGATGTTCGAGATCCTGACCTCGGAGCTGGAGGTGGCCTCGCACGGCCCCAAGCACCACCCGCGCAAGCGCCCGGcgtggacgccgccgccgccgtggcccagCCACCGGTCGTCGTCCATGATCGCGGCCGCGCAATAG
- the LOC112901019 gene encoding probable protein-S-isoprenylcysteine O-methyltransferase: MRHPLLGTSLGKESPPRARAPHSPSASLGLQIPAVPMSARRQAWQFAAALLFFHGSEYVLAAAFHGPRNVTATSLLISKQYVLAMSFAMLEHLTEILIFPEVKEYCFVSNIGLLMVLIGEIIRKLAVITAGRAFTHVIRIYHEDQHQLITHGVYRFMRHPGYSGFLIWAVGTQVMLCNPVSTVAFTFVLWRFFSKRIPYEEFFLRQFFGSEYEEYAQRVHSGLPFIK; this comes from the exons ATGCGGCATCCCCTCCTTGGCACATCTCTCGGCAAAGAATCTCCTCCTAGAGCTAGAGCCCCCCATAGCCCTAGCGCAAGCCTCGGGCTCCAGATCCCCGCTGTGCCCATGTCGGCCAGGAGACAGGCGTGGCAGTTCGCGGCCGCGCTGCTCTTCTTCCACGGCTCCGAGTACGTCCTCGCCGCCGCTTTCCACGGCCCTCGGAACGTCACCGCCACCT CACTCCTTATTAGCAAGCAGTATGTATTGGCTATGAGTTTTGCAATGCTGGAGCACCTGACAGAAATACTGATCTTTCCAGAAGTAAAAGAGTACTGTTTTGTCAGTAATATTGGCCTTCTAATGGTGCTTATCGGTGAAATTATTCGTAAACTTGCTGTTATCACAGCTGGGCGAGCCTTCACTCATGTTATAAGAATTTATCATGAAGATCAGCATCAGTTGATTACCCATGGGGTGTATAG GTTTATGCGCCATCCTGGATATTCTGGTTTTCTTATATGGGCAGTAGGTACCCAGGTTATGCTATGTAATCCAGTATCAACAGTTGCATTCACATTTGTCTTGTGGCGATTCTTTTCAAAACGGATACC GTATGAAGAATTTTTCTTGAGGCAGTTCTTTGGCTCTGAATATGAAGAATACGCACAGAGAGTGCACTCGGGGTTACCATTTATTAAGTGA
- the LOC112901016 gene encoding E3 ubiquitin-protein ligase MBR2-like, translated as MDEHMGRRTVGGLLFTKGGSILLFREDGSRPKAKNCCSRHGCSGRHSVDKAKGKEVPRAAVPSESAPATPGRSQILRKPNRKPPLQQESSASDSISRDAGGSCSETGNRSRDTPGRDLLARLKDRVNASRKRSLNRENSPPSPNEPGASSPSSSRSISRPSHRAASRIRKTDDGANAVTDSAHRNGSRDARRNSERSDDDLLLGEQVARDHVPSDGFLSGFMARYRSGLQGGVSSLEDSVEDSNGYWRFDTGVTEELENYFIFNDRHRGMRMDIDGMSYEELLALGERIGTVNTGLSDDALVKCLNRSIYMPTASGSYEDCDRKCSVCQEEYLAGEELGKMACKHYYHISCIQHWLRQKNWCPICKSVALHTN; from the exons ATGGATGAACACATGGGAAGACGAACAGTCGGCGGCCTCCTCTTCACCAAGGGAGGGTCAATTCTTCTCTTCAGAGAAGACGGTTCGCGCCCCAAGGCTAAGAATTGCTGCTCGCGCCATGGTTGTAGCGGTCGGCATTCAGTTGACAAAGCAAAAGGCAAGGAGGTGCCCAGGGCAGCCGTGCCCAGTGAGTCAGCACCGGCTACCCCCGGGAGATCGCAAATTTTGAGGAAGCCCAACAGAAAGCCTCCATTGCAACAGGAAAGCAGTGCTTCGGACAGCATCAGCAGGGATGCAGGAGGCTCCTGCAGTGAGACCGGCAACAGGTCAAGAGACACTCCTGGGCGTGATCTATTGGCTCGGCTCAAGGATAGGGTCAACGCGTCAAGGAAGCGATCGTTGAACAGGGAGAACAGCCCACCGTCGCCCAACGAACCCGGTGCTAGCTCCCCGAGCAGTAGCCGGTCGATCTCAAGGCCGTCGCATCGGGCAGCTTCAAGGATAAGAAAAACAGATGACGGTGCAAATGCAGTAACTGACAGTGCGCACAGAAATGGCTCTCGAGATGCTAGGAGGAATTCAGAGAGGAGTGACGATGACTTGCTGCTAGGTGAGCAGGTAGCAAGAGACCATGTGCCTTCTGATGGGTTTCTTTCTGGATTCATGGCAAGATACAGAAGCGGCCTTCAGGGAGGAGTCTCATCTCTGGAGGACAGCGTGGAGGATTCAAATGGATACTGGCGCTTTGATACGGGAGTAACTGAAGAG CTTGAGAACTACTTCATATTCAATGATCGGCATAGAGGGATGAGGATGGATATTGACGGCATGTCGTACGAG GAATTGCTTGCCTTGGGGGAGCGAATTGGTACTGTAAACACTGGCCTTTCAGATGATGCGTTGGTGAAGTGCCTGAATAGGAGCATTTACATGCCCACAGCTTCAGGTTCTTATGAAGATTGTGACAGAAAGTGTAGCGTTTGCCAG GAGGAGTATTTAGCCGGTGAGGAGCTGGGCAAGATGGCGTGCAAACACTACTACCACATATCCTGCATACAGCATTGGCTCAGGCAGAAAAACTGGTGCCCCATCTGCAAATCAGTTGCTCTGCATACAAACTAG
- the LOC112901017 gene encoding putative glucose-6-phosphate 1-epimerase isoform X3 translates to MSWMTSLAIFKPPKAIRGGIPICFPQFGTQGNLEKHGFARNRLWVIDDNPPPLPVNTAIKTFADLILKPSEEDLKIWPHSFEFRLRVALASGGDLILTSRIRNTNIDGRTFSFQFAYHTYLSVSDISEIRVEGLETLDYLDNLNEKERFTEQGDAIVFEAEVDKIYLDAPPKIAIIDHEKKRTYVLRKDGLPDTVVWNPWDKKSKNTQDLGDEEYKRMLCVEPAAVEKPITLKPGEEWKGRMELSAVPSSYCSGQLDPEKVLQD, encoded by the exons ATGTCATGGATGACCTCATTG GCCATTTTCAAGCCTCCAAAAGCAATCCGTGGTGGAATACCTATTTGCTTTCCTCAA TTTGGAACACAAGGaaatcttgagaaacatggatTTGCAAGGAACCGTTTATGGGTTATTGATGATAATCCTCCACCTTTGCCAGTAAACACTGCTATAAAAACTTTTGCTGATCTCATTCTGAAGCCTTCTGAAGAAGATCTCAAGATTTGGCCTCACAG CTTTGAATTTCGATTAAGAGTTGCTCTTGCATCTGGAGGAGATTTGATTCTCACTTCTCGCATTAGAAATACCAATATTGATGGAAGAACTTTCTCATTTCAATTTGCATATCATACATACTTGTCCGTATCAGACATAAG TGAAATACGCGTTGAAGGGCTGGAGACATTGGACTACCTTGACAACCTGAACGAGAAAGAGCGATTCACGGAGCAAGGGGATGCAATTGTGTTTGAAGCAGAG GTTgacaaaatatatctagacgCACCACCAAAAATCGCAATAATTGATCATGAGAAGAAAAGAACATATGTCTTACGTAAAGATGGGCTTCCAGATACGG TTGTATGGAACCCGTGGGATAAGAAGTCAAAAAACACGCAAGATTTGGGGGATGAAGAATACAAACGCATGCTGTGCGTGGAGCCTGCAGCTGTTGAGAAACCCATTACCTTGAAGCCTGGTGAGGAGTGGAAAGGAAGGATGGAGCTCTCAGCTGTTCCTTCCAGTTACTGTAGTGGGCAATTAGATCCAGAGAAGGTTCTCCAGGATTGA
- the LOC112901017 gene encoding putative glucose-6-phosphate 1-epimerase isoform X2 → MAAASSSSPSPPTPQPSSVERTKGPTSLEKLVLREARGWSAEVHLYGGQVTSWKNDHGDELLFVSSKAIFKPPKAIRGGIPICFPQFGTQGNLEKHGFARNRLWVIDDNPPPLPVNTAIKTFADLILKPSEEDLKIWPHSEIRVEGLETLDYLDNLNEKERFTEQGDAIVFEAEVDKIYLDAPPKIAIIDHEKKRTYVLRKDGLPDTVVWNPWDKKSKNTQDLGDEEYKRMLCVEPAAVEKPITLKPGEEWKGRMELSAVPSSYCSGQLDPEKVLQD, encoded by the exons ATGGCCgccgcgtcgtcgtcgtcgccgtctCCGCCAACGCCGCAGCCGTCGTCCGTGGAGCGCACGAAGGGCCCCACTAGCCTAGAGAAGCTCGTCCTCCGCGAGGCGCGCGGCTGGTCCGCGGAG GTCCACCTATATGGAGGTCAAGTAACCTCTTGGAAGAATGACCATGGAGATGAGTTACTTTTTGTCAGCAGCAAG GCCATTTTCAAGCCTCCAAAAGCAATCCGTGGTGGAATACCTATTTGCTTTCCTCAA TTTGGAACACAAGGaaatcttgagaaacatggatTTGCAAGGAACCGTTTATGGGTTATTGATGATAATCCTCCACCTTTGCCAGTAAACACTGCTATAAAAACTTTTGCTGATCTCATTCTGAAGCCTTCTGAAGAAGATCTCAAGATTTGGCCTCACAG TGAAATACGCGTTGAAGGGCTGGAGACATTGGACTACCTTGACAACCTGAACGAGAAAGAGCGATTCACGGAGCAAGGGGATGCAATTGTGTTTGAAGCAGAG GTTgacaaaatatatctagacgCACCACCAAAAATCGCAATAATTGATCATGAGAAGAAAAGAACATATGTCTTACGTAAAGATGGGCTTCCAGATACGG TTGTATGGAACCCGTGGGATAAGAAGTCAAAAAACACGCAAGATTTGGGGGATGAAGAATACAAACGCATGCTGTGCGTGGAGCCTGCAGCTGTTGAGAAACCCATTACCTTGAAGCCTGGTGAGGAGTGGAAAGGAAGGATGGAGCTCTCAGCTGTTCCTTCCAGTTACTGTAGTGGGCAATTAGATCCAGAGAAGGTTCTCCAGGATTGA